The following are from one region of the Melitaea cinxia chromosome 7, ilMelCinx1.1, whole genome shotgun sequence genome:
- the LOC123655091 gene encoding putative nuclease HARBI1 yields the protein MQSVFNFNVLIDNYQDHYLGLLENLEDIETKTRRPRVFQMRRNYYEEYDEESFKTRFRLSKPSALNVLQLIENKLEFPNDKNNSLAPINQLLLTLRYYATGCHQLTMGDFSGVSRPTANRVIHRVTAAIASLSRDYIKFPHTDTDIRKTQLEFYNIARFPKVVGALDCTHIKIISPGGSHAETFRNRKGYMSINVQAICNAQLLLTDLVVRWPGSTHDERIFSASRRHAMFELGMYGDSVLVADSGYMNRNYLMMPLDRVSTSAESLYNESQIRTRNPVERLFGIWKRRFPVLALGIRVNLKNAPPIIVATGVLHNILQMRGDQMPLDDLSLDLPAPWEEILHQGRIQRSIDNNVRDLNPSRRSLITNYYQSLV from the exons ATGCAGTCAGTGTTCAATTTCAATGTACTAATTGATAACTATCAAGATCACTACTTAGGCCTTCTTGAAAATCTAGAAGATATAGAGACCAAAACAAGGCGACCTAGAGTATTTCAAATGCGTCGTAATTATTACGAAGAATACGATGAGGAATCATTTAAAACTAGATTCCGTTTGTCAAAACCTTCTGCACTGAACGTACTTcaactaatagaaaataaattagaattcCCGAACGATAA GAATAATTCCCTGGCACCTATAAATCAGTTACTATTGACTTTGAGGTACTATGCAACTGGATGTCATCAACTGACCATGGGTGATTTTTCTGGAGTCAGTCGACCAACAGCTAATCGTGTCATCCACCGAGTAACTGCAGCAATAGCCTCCCTGAGTCGTGATTACATCAAGTTTCCACATACTGATACAGATATTAGAAAAACCCAACTAGAATTTTACAATATAGCCAGATTTCCAAAAGTTGTAGGTGCATTGGATTGCACTCATATAAAGATAATATCACCAGGAGGAAGCCATGCAGAAACCTTCAGAAATAGAAAAGGCTATATGTCAATTAATGTGCAAGCTATATGTAATGCCCAATTGTTATTAACAGACCTAGTTGTTAGGTGGCCAGGAAGTACTCATGATGAACGAATATTCAGTGCATCTAGAAGACATGCTATGTTTGAATTGGGAATGTATGGTGATTCAGTACTTGTTGCAGACAGTGGGTACATGAACAGAAATTATTTGATGATGCCATTAGATAGAGTTTCTACATCAGCAGAATCTTTATATAATGAATCCCAAATCAGGACACGTAACCCAGTTGAGAGGTTATTTGGAATTTGGAAAAGGCGCTTTCCAGTGTTAGCCCTAGGAATTAGGGTAAACTTGAAAAATGCGCCACCTATTATAGTAGCTACTGGTGTATTACACAACATCCTACAAATGAGAGGAGATCAAATGCCTTTAGACGACCTGAGTTTAGACTTGCCAGCACCATGGGAAGAAATATTACACCAGGGAAGAATACAGCGTTCTATAGATAATAATGTTAGAGATTTAAATCCCAGCAGGAGAtcattaataacaaattattaccAAAGTCTTGTTTAA
- the LOC123655212 gene encoding uncharacterized protein LOC123655212, which produces MAALKKRTNNFSSDEKRILTELVLKYQNVVENKRTDATTNSTKLQGWIRLAEEFNTISSFCHRTHTVLKCCWENIKRQTKKDRADKKKKLFMTGGGKPPTPPPSNTESTIVEAILGPALKGIPSDFDTDSATFSEIIEVNTTDQNEKVHVIEGDSDYADILKEDNENIAKGLLKEKNDSDNDTWNSWTPKNLKTPVSSNLKVSRQSEESYLKRRRPKINCLSDELVKEKIKLIKILQENAEKEAQIRLAILKEQLKQEEIKTQKVMNS; this is translated from the exons atggcagctttaaaaaagagaacaaacaatttttcaagTGATGAAAAGCGTATTTTAACGGAGTTAGTGTTAAAATACCAAAATGTAGTTGAAAATAAGCGCACCGATGCCACCACAAATTCCACTAAGTTGCAAGGGTGGATCCGTCTAGCAGAGGAGTTTAATACTATAAGCTCGTTTTGTCATAGAACCCATACAGTCTTAAAATGTTGCTGGGAAAATATTAAAAGGCAGACTAAAAAAGACCGAGCAGACAAGAAGAAAAAGCTATTTATGACTG GTGGTGGAAAACCGCCAACACCACCACCATCTAATACCGAGTCTACAATAGTTGAGGCTATATTAGGACCAGCACTAAAGGGAATCCCAAGTGATTTTGACACCGACAGTGCTACATTCAGT GAAATTATAGAAGTAAACACAACGGATCAGAATGAAAAAGTTCATGTAATAGAAGGCGACTCTGATTATGCAGACATATTAAAAGAGGATAAT GAAAACATTGCAAAGGGTTTATTGAAAGAAAAGAAT GACAGTGATAATGATACCTGGAACTCATGGACTCCAAAGAATCTAAAAACACCAGTATCAAGTAATCTTAAAGTATCTAGACAAAGTGAAGAAAGCTACTTAAAAAGAAGAAGACCTAAAATTAATTGCTTGAGTGATGAAttggtaaaagaaaaaattaaattaataaaaatattacaagaaaATGCTGAGAAGGAAGCCCAAATTAGATTGGCTATTTTGAAGGAACAATTAAAGCAAGAAGAAATAAAGACCCAAAAGGTTATGAatagttag